TGGTCGACCGGTGTCTGCGCCGTCCGCGTCGGCCACGGCGAGCGCGGCGATCCCGAGCGACACAGTGCCCATGCCGAGCGCGACGCGTTTCACCCACCAGCGACGCGACCCACGCGGCTCGCTCAAGTTGCCAGCGTCACGGCGATGTGCTCACCGAATGGTTCGGCAACGCTAGATCCGATCTCGCAGTGCATCAGGCGTCCACTGCTGCAACCACGTCGACAGGACCGTCATACTGCCGGTAATCATGAGGATGCCGATCCCGATCAGTAGTACGCCTGACGCGCGCGACATCCACACGAGCGCTCCCTTGTAGCGCTGGAACAACGTCATGAAGCGGTCGATCATGAGCGCCGCCAGCAGGAACGGCACCGCCAGCCCGAGGGAGTACGCGAACAGCAGCAGCAGTCCGCGGTTGAGATCTGCCGACGATGCCGTGTACGTGAGCACGCCACCGAGAATGGGGCCGATGCACGGCGTCCAACCCGCGGCAAAGGCCATTCCCACGAGCACCGTGCCGAGGTAGCCCAACGGCTTATTCGCGACGTGCACACGGCGCTCTTTGGCGAAGGCGCCAATGTTGAACACGCCGAGCAAGTATAGGCCGAGCACGATCACCAGCACCCCACCCACGCGGCCCACCCACTCGCGTTCCTGATGGAACAGTCGGCCCAGCACCGTTGCTGTGGCACCGAGCGCCATGAAGACCAGCGTGAAGCCCGTGACGAACAGCAACGCGTGAATGAGCGTGGTACGACGCGAACGTTGCGTATCGTCGAGGCTCATCCCAGTGATGAAGCTGACGTAGCTCGGAATCAACGGGAGCACGCACGGCGACAGGAAGCTGAGAACGCCAGCGGTAAAGCTGATGGTGACGCCAATCGACGCGGACTGAATCACGATCCCAACGCGCGCTGAATGGCCGCCGTGAGCGTGGTGTCGCCGGGTGCAATCGGGCCCGTCTTTCGCCAGCGCAGCACGCCCTTGCGATCAATAAGAAACGTGGCCGGCACACCGACCACGAGGAACTTCGTTGACACGCGCTCGTCGGGATCACGCCAGATCGGGAAGGTCATCTGGAAGTCCCGCATGAAGCTGCGGATCGCATCGTCGGTCCCATCGGTGTCGACGCTCACCCCGATCAGCTCGAGGCCCTGCGCCTGATACTTGGCGTGAATCGCCCGCAGCTCCGGAATCTCAGTCCGGCACGGGTGACACCACGTGGCCCAGACGTTGAGCAGCACGACCTTGCCGCGCTGCGCGGCGAGTGAGACCGAGTCCCCGTTGAGCGAAACCGTAGCGTAGGCCGGCGCCGGATAGCCCACTTCTACGCGGCCGTCGCCCTCAGCCCCGACCGCATCACTCCGCTCGGTAGACGTGCAACTGCTCATCGAGAGCAGGCCGACGGCGATGAGCGCGGCGATGCGAGGTGCCGCATGCCAGCGGGTCATGGGAACTCCGTGACAGCGGCGCGCGCGACACGTACGGCTGACGGCCGCCCCGGCACAGTCCACGCGAACAGCACGTTCGCACCGGACACGGTGGCGCGAGGAAATCCGCTCGACCGTGCGGCTGAACTGGAGGCAATGGTCATCGGCATACCGACGCTGCCGTCTCGGCCGATGCGTCGAGCGCGCACCGCCGCAATGTCGCCACCCACCCGTTCCACCCACGTCACGAGGGCCGCGCCATCAGGTAGCAGCACGACATCCACGCGACCCGCCGGACTTCCGCCGTCAACGCGCACCGGCGCACCGAACGTGGCGCCGGCATTGTCCGAGAAGGCCACGTTCACGCGGCCGCTGTCACCAGGGGCGGTGAACCATGCCAAGGCCACCCGCGCGCCGTTCGCCGCCAGCGCGGGCCCGTTTACCGGACACGCCGCAATCTTCCACTGGTCGTTGTGCACCGGCGTGCCGGCACGCCACACGCCGCTCACTCGCCGAGTCACGTAAATGTCGCGAATCTCGTCATGGGTGCGATTGCGATACGCCACGATAGGACCGCTGCTCGTCATGACGGCGGCGTTGAGGCAACAGTCGCATGTGCGTTCGTCGAGTCGCACTTCGCGACCCAGCAGGCCGTTGGCGCTCAGGGTCGTTGACACCAGCATCATCTCATTGCCCGCGTCGTGCCCGCTCGACGCGGGTGCGCCCGGTGCTGGCTTCTTGAACTTGCGACCGTCGAGCCACACCGCCCCGAGCGTTTCTCCCTCATGCCACATTGCCACGAAGCCGTGCTCTGTTTGCGAACTGTCACGATGCGGCGTGACCGGAGGGCTCCACGTCTTTCCGCCGTCGGCCGACTGCGTGATGCGCACGCCGTACGCATACGTACCAGCGCCGTTGCGCTGCAACCAATGGGCGGCCAGGCGATTGCCGCTCAATACCTCGAGCGACGGAAAGTCGGCCCAGTTCACAAAAAAGTCGCTGCGCGTGACGATGGTCTGCGGCGGTGACCAGCGCGTACCATCATGAACGGCGAAGCGGAGGGAGTACCCGGGATTGGCCGGTTCCAGCCACGACAAGTACACGCGGCCATCGGGGCCGACCGTCAAGTTCGGCTCGGCGCTTCCCGGAGCCGCCGGGCTCGCGATGCTGTCGATGCTCGCGGCGGGCACGCGTTCGAGTGGTCCGCGCGTCGCGGCAGCTCGCGGATCCGATGTCGGGGATCGATTGCCCATGGTGAACGCCAGCGCACCCAGCGCGCTGCACAGAACCAGCACACGACGCGTCATCGAAAGCCTATGGTGTGAGTGAAGGAACGCATGTTGGGTCAGCGCCTCGCGACCGAGAAGACCAGCGTGGCCCAGTGCACGTCCCAGTCAGCGCCGGAGCCCTTGGTGGCTGGCACGATCTGTAGCGTGCGAATGTTCCACAGGCCAGGCTGCGTGACGACAACGAGGGCGATGCCACTGGCGTCGGTAACGAATTTCGCGTCGCGGGCCGCGGCACGACGGGCCACCGCGGTGTCGCTGAGCGCGGTCGCACCATTGGGCACTGATCCCGCGTGAAGCTGTGCGGCTGCCGCCGGTTTGCCGAGCAACATCAGTCGCACCCGCAGCGTATCGCCGATACGGAGGGCTGACGGATCGGACAGCGGCACGAACTCGAGCGGGTGATTCAGCACGCGCTCAAAGGCACGGGGGCCGCGACCAACTTCGATGACTGTTTTCGCGTACTTGGCGTAGCGGCGCGTGATACTGTCTCCCCCGACCGGTGGAAGCAGCCCTTCGCGTTCGTACCGCATTCGTGCCTCGGGCGCTCCCTCGAGGTCGAGATACCGTCGAAAGCTGGCCGGCGATTCGCGGACGCTGCGAGGCGCGAGCTGTACACCCACTACGTGCTGGCCTGCGGTCGACACCGGATGCGTAAGGCGCAACGAAGCGCCGAGCACCGACACGCCTTGCACGGTCACGGCCGTGTTCGCGGTCACGACGCGCGCCGCCACAATGCGATCGGGCGTGACCGCGGACAGGCTGCTCGGGAACAGACTTGAGGTTTGGCCTCGCACGGCGATACGTCCAC
The Gemmatimonas sp. genome window above contains:
- a CDS encoding cytochrome c biogenesis protein CcdA, producing MIQSASIGVTISFTAGVLSFLSPCVLPLIPSYVSFITGMSLDDTQRSRRTTLIHALLFVTGFTLVFMALGATATVLGRLFHQEREWVGRVGGVLVIVLGLYLLGVFNIGAFAKERRVHVANKPLGYLGTVLVGMAFAAGWTPCIGPILGGVLTYTASSADLNRGLLLLFAYSLGLAVPFLLAALMIDRFMTLFQRYKGALVWMSRASGVLLIGIGILMITGSMTVLSTWLQQWTPDALRDRI
- a CDS encoding TlpA disulfide reductase family protein, coding for MTRWHAAPRIAALIAVGLLSMSSCTSTERSDAVGAEGDGRVEVGYPAPAYATVSLNGDSVSLAAQRGKVVLLNVWATWCHPCRTEIPELRAIHAKYQAQGLELIGVSVDTDGTDDAIRSFMRDFQMTFPIWRDPDERVSTKFLVVGVPATFLIDRKGVLRWRKTGPIAPGDTTLTAAIQRALGS
- a CDS encoding sialidase family protein yields the protein MTRRVLVLCSALGALAFTMGNRSPTSDPRAAATRGPLERVPAASIDSIASPAAPGSAEPNLTVGPDGRVYLSWLEPANPGYSLRFAVHDGTRWSPPQTIVTRSDFFVNWADFPSLEVLSGNRLAAHWLQRNGAGTYAYGVRITQSADGGKTWSPPVTPHRDSSQTEHGFVAMWHEGETLGAVWLDGRKFKKPAPGAPASSGHDAGNEMMLVSTTLSANGLLGREVRLDERTCDCCLNAAVMTSSGPIVAYRNRTHDEIRDIYVTRRVSGVWRAGTPVHNDQWKIAACPVNGPALAANGARVALAWFTAPGDSGRVNVAFSDNAGATFGAPVRVDGGSPAGRVDVVLLPDGAALVTWVERVGGDIAAVRARRIGRDGSVGMPMTIASSSAARSSGFPRATVSGANVLFAWTVPGRPSAVRVARAAVTEFP
- a CDS encoding DUF4198 domain-containing protein, with amino-acid sequence MPTPRSFRLDIVRRQVLKSALIVTACLAGSATLLAAHDFWLIPDAFAVTPGGRIAVRGQTSSLFPSSLSAVTPDRIVAARVVTANTAVTVQGVSVLGASLRLTHPVSTAGQHVVGVQLAPRSVRESPASFRRYLDLEGAPEARMRYEREGLLPPVGGDSITRRYAKYAKTVIEVGRGPRAFERVLNHPLEFVPLSDPSALRIGDTLRVRLMLLGKPAAAAQLHAGSVPNGATALSDTAVARRAAARDAKFVTDASGIALVVVTQPGLWNIRTLQIVPATKGSGADWDVHWATLVFSVARR